One stretch of Micromonospora echinospora DNA includes these proteins:
- a CDS encoding DUF6745 domain-containing protein, with product MRQLLEDGHTSLVASVRRYALNNALAAARAPIWEQTSDHDRFTAFGDFHDFMEWHGYYGEQRYDGFEARYNLMEHRYLCNPVTEGERSALTPVLQAVRQVYEQVLGPVWAAVDRTLTGGYIMQFVWYWSDEQTIVKRNDEGRAVIRYCLDPRDWFFDPAWNLYPDWLVLAAIDTYQQVLGTAPTPGWEGCRDVALAAGPWWPLSGVAVMMQRPTVLRVTGDGLLHGADEPALVWPDGSTLWARDGAIVPTG from the coding sequence GTGCGGCAACTGCTCGAGGACGGGCACACGTCGCTGGTCGCCTCGGTCCGCCGCTACGCCCTCAACAACGCGCTGGCAGCAGCACGAGCCCCGATCTGGGAGCAGACCAGCGACCACGACCGGTTCACCGCCTTCGGCGATTTCCACGACTTCATGGAATGGCACGGCTACTACGGCGAGCAGCGCTACGACGGCTTCGAGGCCCGCTACAACCTGATGGAGCACCGGTACCTCTGTAACCCGGTCACCGAGGGCGAGCGGTCCGCGCTCACACCGGTACTGCAGGCGGTACGGCAGGTGTATGAGCAGGTGCTGGGTCCGGTCTGGGCGGCGGTCGACCGTACCCTCACCGGCGGCTACATCATGCAATTCGTCTGGTATTGGAGCGACGAGCAGACGATCGTGAAGCGCAACGACGAGGGACGCGCCGTGATCCGTTACTGCCTGGATCCTCGTGACTGGTTCTTCGATCCGGCCTGGAACCTCTACCCCGACTGGCTTGTGCTCGCCGCGATCGACACCTACCAGCAGGTGCTCGGCACGGCACCCACCCCAGGGTGGGAGGGGTGCCGTGACGTGGCGTTGGCGGCTGGGCCGTGGTGGCCCCTATCGGGGGTGGCCGTGATGATGCAGCGCCCCACCGTTTTGCGAGTCACCGGCGACGGCCTGCTGCACGGCGCCGACGAGCCGGCGCTTGTCTGGCCCGACGGCAGCACCCTGTGGGCCCGTGACGGTGCCATCGTCCCAACCGGGTGA
- a CDS encoding DUF3592 domain-containing protein, with protein sequence MVESPFGWRELKLVLVVVLGTLLIGAGMLLTGRLNEAIDERVRVGAETTGQVVYVERFRITRSFSATRLTVDYTFDGVRYRERFSSELDESEFRVGELLDVRVDRTDPTRAATPDGYATEDLLLQAPTVLAGLGLVMIVISLALIRTGPRRD encoded by the coding sequence GTGGTGGAGAGCCCGTTCGGCTGGCGGGAGTTGAAGCTGGTCCTCGTGGTTGTCCTGGGCACCCTTCTGATCGGCGCGGGGATGCTGCTCACCGGTCGGCTGAACGAGGCGATCGACGAGCGGGTTCGCGTCGGCGCCGAGACGACAGGCCAAGTGGTTTACGTCGAACGGTTCAGGATCACGCGTTCGTTCTCCGCCACGAGGCTGACTGTGGACTACACGTTCGACGGCGTGCGGTATCGGGAGCGGTTCTCCAGCGAACTCGACGAGAGTGAGTTCCGCGTCGGGGAGTTACTCGATGTACGCGTCGACAGGACAGATCCGACCCGGGCTGCCACGCCCGACGGGTACGCGACGGAGGATCTGCTCCTGCAGGCGCCGACCGTCCTGGCAGGCCTCGGCCTCGTCATGATCGTGATCTCGCTCGCGCTGATCAGAACGGGCCCCCGGCGCGACTAG
- a CDS encoding polymorphic toxin-type HINT domain-containing protein, with product MPAHGWHLRPSSSPIAPAAGPAKTPATNRACNSGTQTVTRRYQTPYGNPRGSQIPWANPKGFVGGDNDPTGLIHLGAREYDPGLGRFISVDPLQDLTNPQQWHGYSYASNSPITRSDPSGLIEEDCAIFDCYGYDVAKGDCPGGCGSSENEAYGKSRHLTGSAPQRPRTNPRSPAKNVSVPVYVDIDKFTRAWNNHRGAHFAAASGGWEVSPEFMLQAEIELALLVCDEIGRSECGDWYNQLFDGRADSVCAQVCGLDDLPGMPGAVGLRPNVKAAADGGSGGSPALGGSRGASGGACSFSGDTEVLLADGTKKRMKDLRVGDIVAATDPETGESGAESITNLWIHEDELRLLSLDGGSVATTNDHPFWNASDREWQPAEELDAGDALLTHDGRQLVIRGIGANSRSQAAYNLTVANLHTYYVLVGDTPVLVHNTCPKGAKRGPKPAGTGPHNLKIEAVGRSVVDGEIIAGGGVLPERAIATPGGFKGARRPDILVRRQDGSIYGINVGKKAANGAPIKREAEAISDLEGAGVEMHFVAYN from the coding sequence TTGCCGGCGCACGGCTGGCATCTGCGGCCGTCTTCATCACCGATAGCTCCCGCTGCCGGCCCCGCCAAGACACCAGCGACGAACCGCGCCTGCAACTCCGGCACACAAACCGTCACCCGCCGCTACCAAACCCCCTACGGCAACCCCCGCGGATCACAAATCCCCTGGGCCAACCCCAAGGGCTTCGTCGGCGGCGACAACGACCCCACCGGACTCATCCACCTCGGCGCCCGCGAATACGACCCAGGACTCGGCCGATTCATCAGCGTCGACCCACTGCAAGACCTCACCAACCCCCAGCAATGGCACGGCTACAGCTACGCCAGCAACAGCCCCATCACCCGCAGTGACCCCAGCGGCCTCATCGAAGAAGACTGCGCGATCTTCGACTGCTACGGCTACGACGTCGCAAAGGGAGACTGCCCCGGCGGATGCGGTTCGAGCGAAAACGAGGCATATGGCAAATCCCGGCACCTTACTGGTAGCGCGCCCCAAAGACCACGCACCAACCCGCGATCGCCCGCCAAGAATGTCAGCGTTCCCGTCTATGTCGACATCGACAAGTTCACCAGAGCGTGGAACAACCACCGTGGAGCCCACTTCGCCGCAGCCAGCGGCGGATGGGAAGTTTCCCCCGAATTCATGCTGCAAGCCGAAATCGAGCTAGCACTACTCGTATGCGATGAAATTGGCCGATCGGAATGCGGTGATTGGTACAATCAGCTGTTCGATGGTCGCGCCGACTCCGTCTGTGCCCAGGTCTGCGGCCTGGATGACCTACCAGGCATGCCCGGAGCGGTCGGCCTTCGACCGAATGTCAAGGCAGCGGCGGACGGCGGATCTGGTGGATCACCGGCGCTTGGGGGAAGCCGAGGCGCCTCTGGCGGCGCCTGTAGTTTCTCCGGCGACACAGAAGTCCTGCTCGCCGACGGCACCAAAAAGAGGATGAAAGACCTGCGGGTCGGGGACATAGTTGCTGCAACTGACCCGGAAACCGGGGAAAGTGGTGCCGAAAGCATCACCAACCTCTGGATCCACGAAGACGAGCTGCGCCTTCTGTCCCTCGATGGCGGATCGGTAGCGACGACCAACGACCACCCGTTTTGGAATGCAAGTGATCGCGAGTGGCAGCCCGCCGAGGAGCTCGATGCGGGTGATGCTCTTCTCACCCATGACGGTAGGCAACTGGTTATTAGAGGGATTGGCGCGAACTCTCGCTCCCAAGCGGCGTACAACCTGACGGTTGCCAACCTTCATACGTACTACGTTCTTGTTGGTGACACCCCAGTTTTGGTTCATAACACGTGCCCGAAGGGCGCGAAGCGGGGTCCCAAGCCGGCAGGAACCGGGCCGCATAATCTTAAAATCGAGGCCGTTGGCCGGTCTGTTGTCGATGGAGAGATCATCGCGGGCGGTGGTGTGTTGCCGGAACGAGCTATCGCAACGCCTGGGGGTTTCAAGGGGGCTCGACGCCCTGACATCCTTGTACGTCGTCAAGACGGCTCAATCTACGGCATCAACGTGGGGAAGAAGGCTGCGAACGGTGCGCCAATCAAGCGCGAAGCGGAGGCCATCTCTGACCTTGAGGGCGCGGGAGTCGAGATGCACTTCGTGGCTTACAATTGA
- a CDS encoding Hsp70 family protein, translating into MRSGQTRLAIDYGSADTTAVLAWPDGTWTPLLFDGEPALPSAVLLSEDGTTVTGHHAWRAAPATPHRFIPHPRQPSEQRLTVADTDVDPLDLVAATLRHVAEQAHQITGPGIDDVRLVVPAGWGPRRRTWMRHAAHRAGLPPPQLIDAPTAVAGHLLATGLQLPVGAYIAVCDVGATAEVSVLRRGPAGFEVLATLADPSAGGTAIDDALTTTLTTNPPATGGQRWAMTASLRAGKHALTDHPAVTVPLPDGPAVVLHTGLLDQAAQPVLHRIAHLTTEAITAAELTPRDLTGVYCVGGTARLPLLAQTLTDAGITPTLVDQPTLAAARGAADAGTTNTTTDPTTTDEPIPPVRRAAAIALPGFASLALVSQFLLTPQWRGSLMYREAILNWGELTMAAVFAVIACLSAGTVLASTIANRTTTPTSPGTHTGTGILAAASLGVAVSGMYAVVGSLYVGYPVNSFLRWTLLPITPTITAAAVMALIATRQWRTPAGGWSKLLAFPTSSVITAAAGMLLIQYSLTADRWPHLILWIDLAGRAGGLLLGIGTVMAVVSQPILRLILSAPLAVITAALVSWPASGILGAIYAIAVTTWWLRQMWTHLLRPHHPHRPPQ; encoded by the coding sequence ATGCGATCGGGGCAGACGCGGCTGGCGATCGACTACGGCAGCGCCGACACCACCGCCGTACTGGCATGGCCGGACGGCACCTGGACGCCGCTGCTCTTCGACGGCGAACCCGCCCTGCCCAGCGCCGTCCTCCTCAGCGAGGACGGCACCACCGTGACCGGCCACCACGCCTGGCGGGCCGCGCCGGCCACACCGCACCGGTTCATCCCGCACCCCCGCCAACCCTCCGAACAGCGCCTCACCGTCGCCGACACCGACGTCGACCCGCTCGACCTGGTCGCCGCGACCCTGCGCCACGTCGCCGAGCAAGCCCACCAGATCACCGGACCCGGCATCGACGACGTACGGCTCGTCGTCCCGGCAGGCTGGGGCCCGCGACGACGCACCTGGATGCGCCACGCCGCGCACCGCGCCGGCCTCCCACCACCACAGTTGATCGACGCGCCGACCGCCGTCGCCGGGCACCTGCTCGCCACCGGCCTGCAGCTGCCCGTCGGCGCCTACATCGCCGTCTGCGACGTCGGCGCCACCGCCGAAGTCAGCGTCCTGCGCCGCGGCCCCGCAGGCTTCGAAGTCCTCGCCACCCTCGCCGACCCCAGCGCCGGCGGCACCGCCATCGACGACGCCCTCACCACCACACTCACCACCAACCCACCCGCCACCGGCGGGCAACGATGGGCCATGACGGCCAGCCTCCGCGCCGGCAAACACGCCCTGACCGACCACCCGGCCGTCACCGTGCCACTACCCGACGGGCCGGCCGTGGTGCTCCACACCGGCCTGCTCGACCAAGCCGCCCAGCCCGTCCTGCACCGCATCGCCCACCTCACCACCGAAGCGATCACCGCCGCGGAACTCACACCCCGCGACCTCACCGGCGTCTACTGCGTCGGCGGCACCGCCCGCCTACCCCTACTGGCACAGACCCTCACCGACGCCGGCATCACCCCCACCCTCGTCGACCAGCCCACCCTGGCCGCAGCCCGAGGCGCCGCCGACGCAGGCACCACCAACACCACCACCGACCCCACCACGACCGACGAGCCGATACCGCCGGTACGGCGCGCCGCCGCGATCGCCCTACCCGGCTTCGCATCCCTCGCCCTGGTCTCCCAGTTCCTGCTCACACCCCAGTGGCGCGGCTCCCTCATGTACCGCGAAGCGATCCTCAACTGGGGCGAGCTGACAATGGCCGCCGTCTTCGCCGTCATCGCCTGCCTCAGCGCCGGCACCGTCCTCGCCTCCACCATCGCCAACCGCACCACCACCCCGACCAGCCCCGGCACACACACCGGCACCGGCATCCTCGCCGCAGCCTCCCTCGGCGTCGCCGTCAGCGGCATGTACGCCGTCGTCGGAAGCCTCTACGTCGGCTACCCCGTCAACAGCTTCCTGCGCTGGACACTGCTACCCATCACCCCGACCATCACCGCCGCCGCCGTCATGGCCCTCATCGCCACCCGGCAATGGCGCACCCCCGCGGGCGGATGGTCGAAACTGCTCGCCTTCCCCACCAGCTCCGTGATCACCGCCGCCGCCGGCATGCTGCTCATCCAATACAGCCTGACCGCCGACCGGTGGCCCCACCTGATCCTCTGGATCGACCTCGCCGGCCGAGCCGGAGGCCTGCTCCTGGGCATCGGCACCGTCATGGCCGTCGTGTCCCAGCCGATCCTGCGCCTGATCCTCAGCGCACCCCTCGCCGTCATCACCGCCGCCCTGGTCTCCTGGCCCGCCTCCGGCATCCTCGGCGCCATCTACGCCATCGCCGTGACCACCTGGTGGCTACGCCAGATGTGGACCCACCTCCTACGCCCCCACCACCCCCACCGGCCGCCGCAATGA
- a CDS encoding AfsR/SARP family transcriptional regulator — MNGARRLAGATVVLAVLAIPPWLLTTLTRAHLPGWPTSTQLRDWLTDPLTPATLTTGLIAVAWLLWLGMTYTVTVTAARRLRAGARWVRHLPLPTPWQAAATSIAGAAALTTAHTPTTHPPNPPTPVTADELQHPSDTPQTERGGVVVPGGWLPDDTAHHIAAAAALVWLRRRRAHQPGQPDTNATQLTPLPATITAVQAVIADQPPPPTATTGAMQAPLPPAGIRLAGDGADHAARGLLVTRLLTALRDPTDTTPVIITSNTLTRLLPSVAETVATIPGLHVIDTLEHAAVLLPASRTSSTADRRIPSLVMTAGPATAAPPDLPGARVVTLDAGAPLPTWRVDRHGHTVDHQTGQPRPRMCVLDGTAAADLLAVLAQPATEVLDPAASVPARPVDRAQAKIPRQSSRVTPPTPRQPTETTATAIRLRVLGRPALHIDSNEVTIRRSAALQILVFLAVHPDGATTTQLVQALWPGLPAHTVTGRLYTTLSDLRSTIRATTADPMVVHTEGRYHLDPRADVDLWRLQAAAHHSATTDAPGSWQAVIDAYTGDLAAGHTWPWIDPPREATRRLALDAHTTAAAAQTDPHERLRLLQAAIRIDPYNQQLHQLAADQLNALGDSAAAADLLHTHRQRLRLAGILDQPMITAR, encoded by the coding sequence GTGAACGGGGCCCGGCGACTCGCAGGCGCTACCGTCGTGCTGGCCGTCCTGGCGATACCACCGTGGCTGCTGACCACCCTCACCCGAGCGCACCTGCCCGGCTGGCCGACCAGCACGCAACTACGCGACTGGCTGACCGACCCGCTGACCCCGGCAACCCTCACCACAGGGCTCATCGCCGTGGCCTGGCTGCTGTGGCTCGGCATGACCTACACCGTCACCGTGACGGCCGCCCGCCGACTGCGCGCCGGCGCCCGATGGGTACGCCACCTGCCGCTACCCACCCCATGGCAGGCCGCCGCCACCAGCATCGCCGGCGCCGCCGCCCTCACCACCGCCCACACCCCCACCACCCATCCGCCGAACCCACCGACACCAGTCACCGCCGATGAACTGCAGCACCCCTCCGATACGCCCCAGACCGAGCGCGGTGGGGTGGTCGTGCCCGGCGGCTGGCTACCCGACGACACCGCCCACCACATCGCCGCCGCAGCCGCCCTGGTATGGCTACGCCGCCGTCGCGCCCACCAACCCGGCCAACCCGACACCAACGCCACCCAGCTGACACCCCTACCCGCCACCATCACCGCCGTCCAAGCAGTCATCGCCGACCAACCACCGCCGCCAACAGCCACCACCGGCGCAATGCAGGCGCCGCTGCCCCCAGCCGGCATTCGTCTCGCCGGTGACGGCGCCGACCACGCCGCCCGAGGCTTGCTCGTCACCAGACTCCTCACCGCGCTGCGCGACCCCACCGACACGACCCCGGTGATCATCACCAGCAATACCCTCACCAGGCTCCTGCCCAGCGTCGCCGAGACCGTCGCCACCATCCCGGGCCTGCACGTCATCGACACCCTCGAACATGCCGCCGTCCTGCTACCTGCATCCCGCACGTCGTCCACAGCCGACCGCCGTATACCCAGCCTCGTGATGACCGCCGGACCCGCGACGGCGGCACCACCGGACCTCCCGGGCGCCCGTGTCGTCACCCTCGACGCCGGAGCACCACTACCCACCTGGCGCGTCGACCGCCACGGCCACACCGTCGATCACCAGACCGGGCAACCACGGCCACGGATGTGTGTCCTCGACGGCACCGCCGCGGCGGACCTGCTCGCCGTCCTGGCCCAGCCCGCCACCGAAGTACTCGACCCCGCCGCCTCCGTACCAGCCCGGCCGGTCGACCGCGCACAGGCAAAGATTCCCCGCCAATCCAGCCGAGTCACACCGCCCACACCGCGGCAGCCCACCGAGACCACAGCAACCGCTATCCGGCTGCGGGTGCTCGGCCGTCCGGCGCTGCACATCGACAGCAACGAGGTCACCATCCGCCGCAGCGCCGCCCTGCAAATCCTCGTCTTCCTCGCCGTGCACCCCGACGGCGCCACCACCACGCAACTCGTACAAGCCCTCTGGCCCGGCCTACCCGCCCACACTGTCACCGGCCGCCTCTACACCACCCTCAGCGACCTCCGCTCGACCATCCGCGCCACCACCGCCGACCCCATGGTTGTCCACACCGAGGGCCGCTACCACCTCGACCCACGCGCCGACGTGGACCTGTGGCGACTGCAGGCCGCCGCCCACCACAGCGCCACCACAGACGCACCCGGCAGCTGGCAGGCCGTGATCGACGCCTACACCGGCGATCTCGCCGCCGGTCACACCTGGCCATGGATCGACCCACCCCGTGAAGCCACACGCCGCCTGGCCCTCGACGCCCACACCACCGCCGCAGCAGCACAAACCGACCCGCACGAGCGCCTACGGCTGCTCCAAGCGGCGATCCGCATCGACCCCTACAACCAACAGCTCCACCAGCTCGCCGCCGACCAACTGAACGCCCTCGGCGACTCCGCCGCAGCCGCCGACCTTCTCCACACCCACCGGCAACGCCTGCGCCTCGCTGGCATCCTCGACCAACCCATGATCACTGCTCGTTAG
- a CDS encoding formylglycine-generating enzyme family protein, protein MWTEEIVAGRPAWRHIPSGVVFRAVPGGTFRMGLSEAELAAVRAIERSGGAEDTLESFFAGVGDAQPVREVRVEPFLVARHPLTVAQVQHWLPEYEDDYASADSGAARLEGDLDELLDALPFRLPSEAEWEYAARAGTTTLTFRGDEKPGEDQLLDDFGDERRTAGAENAFGLAAMGSAAEICADVWIPGFVGAPADARPRTGDGPRAVRGGAADLYPWQGCDEWLLLLAATRYEHDQFTAVRPVAPLPPRS, encoded by the coding sequence GTGTGGACCGAGGAGATCGTGGCCGGGCGGCCGGCCTGGCGGCATATCCCGTCCGGCGTGGTCTTTCGGGCGGTGCCGGGCGGGACTTTTCGCATGGGTCTGTCCGAGGCGGAACTGGCGGCGGTGCGTGCGATCGAGCGCAGTGGGGGAGCCGAGGACACTCTTGAGTCGTTCTTCGCCGGTGTCGGGGACGCCCAGCCGGTACGTGAGGTGCGGGTCGAACCGTTCCTGGTTGCCCGGCACCCGTTGACGGTCGCGCAGGTCCAGCACTGGTTGCCCGAGTACGAGGACGACTACGCCAGCGCGGACTCCGGCGCGGCCCGGCTCGAGGGAGACCTGGACGAGTTGCTCGACGCGCTGCCGTTCCGGCTGCCCAGTGAGGCCGAGTGGGAGTACGCAGCCCGAGCCGGCACCACCACTTTGACCTTCCGCGGCGACGAGAAACCCGGCGAGGACCAACTGCTCGACGACTTCGGTGATGAGCGGCGGACAGCCGGCGCTGAGAACGCGTTCGGGCTGGCCGCGATGGGCTCGGCAGCCGAGATTTGCGCTGATGTGTGGATTCCCGGTTTCGTGGGCGCCCCGGCGGATGCCCGCCCACGCACCGGTGACGGGCCCAGGGCCGTACGCGGCGGTGCCGCCGACCTCTACCCGTGGCAGGGCTGCGACGAATGGCTGCTGCTGCTCGCCGCCACCCGGTATGAGCACGATCAGTTCACCGCGGTCCGCCCGGTCGCACCACTGCCACCCCGGAGTTAG
- a CDS encoding NucA/NucB deoxyribonuclease domain-containing protein: MQSLAPANNTSRLGEAGAKTTATAVGAVGECTTTWNLRLQPVGYPLVTASTSMAEIMCDNATGANGSRPARVGCVVPWYPAQVLYSQSRYPSLASHVSRAQGSGLPGATITNPLNRNVDTATNNLNRSRACGDAPSLTGKSCDEYPLASTFQGLAFGGSRRTFSGCNISAPTNVTGPSGASACMITASENNAQGGLMAAFYYDYRVLHSDPFRIGISS; this comes from the coding sequence TTGCAGTCGCTGGCACCGGCAAACAACACCAGCCGACTTGGAGAAGCCGGCGCGAAGACCACCGCCACCGCGGTTGGCGCGGTCGGCGAGTGTACGACAACGTGGAATCTGCGCCTGCAGCCCGTCGGCTACCCGCTCGTGACCGCATCGACGTCAATGGCGGAAATCATGTGCGACAACGCCACCGGAGCCAACGGATCCCGGCCTGCGCGGGTCGGCTGCGTCGTACCGTGGTACCCGGCACAGGTGCTTTACAGCCAGAGTCGCTACCCGAGCCTGGCTTCGCATGTCTCGCGAGCCCAAGGCTCCGGACTGCCCGGCGCAACCATCACCAACCCGCTCAACCGCAACGTCGACACGGCCACGAACAACCTCAACCGCAGCCGCGCCTGCGGGGACGCACCCAGCCTCACAGGCAAGAGCTGCGACGAGTATCCGCTGGCCTCAACGTTCCAAGGACTGGCGTTCGGTGGTAGCCGGCGCACGTTCTCCGGCTGCAACATCAGCGCGCCGACCAACGTCACCGGACCGTCTGGTGCCAGCGCCTGCATGATCACGGCCAGTGAAAACAATGCCCAAGGCGGGTTAATGGCCGCGTTCTACTACGACTACCGCGTACTGCACAGCGACCCATTCCGCATCGGCATCAGCAGCTAA